The Pseudomonas azotoformans genome has a segment encoding these proteins:
- the mltA gene encoding murein transglycosylase A, producing the protein MHVTLKPWSRRLAWALPMIALLAGCDAGKETAKDETSKPHAVATYVSAPWEALPVVSDSDLLAGFESWRSACQRLKADPIWGATCAAAATVPTNATAVRGFLKERLDVFGLRSADNTPNGLITGYYEPVYPGSLTKTAKANVPVYGVPDDLIIVNLESIYPELKGKRLRGRLEGRVLKPYDDASAINGQGSTAKPIAWLTDPMDLQFLQIQGSGRIQLAGGRQLRVGYGDQNGYPYRPIGRWLVEQGELKKEDVTMGAISAWAKAHPQRIPELLASNPSYVFFSARPDSNEGPRGSLNVPLTAGYSVAVDRKVIPLGSLLWLSTTKPDGSPIARPVAAQDTGGAITGEVRADLFWGTGDAAGELAGNMKQQGQIWMLWPKGAALPQVPDAPAGS; encoded by the coding sequence ATGCATGTCACGTTGAAACCCTGGAGCCGCCGCCTGGCGTGGGCTCTGCCGATGATCGCGCTGCTGGCCGGCTGCGATGCGGGCAAAGAAACAGCCAAAGATGAAACTTCGAAGCCCCATGCTGTGGCCACCTATGTCAGCGCACCGTGGGAAGCCCTGCCGGTGGTGTCCGACAGCGACCTGCTGGCCGGCTTTGAATCCTGGCGCAGTGCTTGCCAGCGCCTCAAGGCCGACCCGATCTGGGGAGCTACTTGTGCAGCCGCCGCGACCGTGCCCACGAATGCTACGGCGGTGCGTGGCTTCCTCAAGGAGCGCCTGGATGTATTCGGCCTGCGCTCTGCCGACAACACGCCCAACGGCTTGATCACCGGCTATTACGAGCCGGTCTACCCCGGCAGCCTGACCAAAACCGCCAAAGCCAACGTGCCGGTATACGGCGTGCCGGACGACCTGATCATCGTCAACCTGGAAAGCATCTACCCCGAACTCAAGGGCAAGCGCCTGCGCGGTCGCCTGGAAGGTCGCGTGCTCAAGCCTTACGACGATGCCAGCGCCATCAACGGCCAGGGCTCCACGGCCAAACCGATTGCCTGGCTGACGGACCCGATGGACCTGCAGTTCCTGCAAATCCAGGGCTCGGGCCGCATCCAACTGGCCGGTGGGCGTCAACTGCGCGTCGGTTATGGCGACCAGAACGGCTATCCCTACCGCCCGATCGGCCGCTGGCTGGTTGAACAAGGCGAGTTGAAGAAAGAAGACGTGACCATGGGCGCCATCAGCGCCTGGGCCAAGGCGCACCCGCAGCGCATACCGGAACTGCTGGCGAGCAACCCGAGCTATGTGTTCTTCAGCGCGCGCCCCGACAGCAATGAAGGCCCGCGCGGCTCCTTGAATGTACCATTGACCGCTGGCTACAGCGTGGCGGTGGATCGCAAAGTGATTCCGTTGGGCAGTTTGTTATGGCTGTCGACCACCAAGCCGGATGGTTCGCCGATCGCACGGCCCGTCGCTGCACAGGACACTGGCGGCGCAATCACGGGTGAAGTGCGCGCGGATCTGTTCTGGGGCACCGGCGATGCGGCGGGTGAACTGGC